The segment CGGCCACCTGCCGACGATCACCATTGATATGTCCCTGACTATCTGGAGGCATGCGCCGGCCAAGCGGCCCCATATCTTGAGACCCGCCCCCAAGGTGGATCCGGCGCTGCGCACAGGAGCCTAACGTTGCTTATCTTCATAGCTCGTCGGTTCGTGCAGATGGTGCCCACCTTCATCGGTGCCACCATGCTGGCGTTCCTGATCAGTCAGCTCGTGCCCGGTGACTTCCTGACCACCAAGGCGCTCGAGCCGGGCGTGCGGCCTGAGACCATCGAGCGCATGCGCTCCCAGTTCGGTCTCGACAAGCCCATACACGTCCAGTACGTGCGCTGGATGTCCAACCTGGTACAGGGGAACCTGGGCCAGAGCTTCGTCAGCAACCAGCCGGTCATGGCGCGTATCGCCAGGCCCATGCGCAACTCGATGTACCTCGCGATCACCGCCATCATCCTGCTGTGGCTGGTGAGCATCCCCGCCGGGGTCTACTCGGCGGTCAGGCAGTATTCCCTAGGCGATCAGGTCGTGAGCGTCGTCGCGTACTTCGGCCTGGCGATCCCGAACTTCTTCTTCGCGCAGGTGCTCATCTTGTGTCTGTTCCTGATCCGCAGCTTCACGCGTGACACGTTGGACTTCAACCAGATGCTGCTGCCGGTCGCCGGCCTCACCTCCAACGGTTTCGACCGCATGACGCCCTGGCAGCAGCTCAAGGACATGGCTTGGCACCTGATCCTGCCGGCCTTCGTCGTGGCCACGTCCGGGATCGCCGGCTTCACCCGCGTGTTGCGCGGCCAGATGATCGAGTACCTGAGCTCGGACTTCATCCGCACGGCCCGGGCCAAAGGCATA is part of the Trueperaceae bacterium genome and harbors:
- a CDS encoding ABC transporter permease; this translates as MLIFIARRFVQMVPTFIGATMLAFLISQLVPGDFLTTKALEPGVRPETIERMRSQFGLDKPIHVQYVRWMSNLVQGNLGQSFVSNQPVMARIARPMRNSMYLAITAIILLWLVSIPAGVYSAVRQYSLGDQVVSVVAYFGLAIPNFFFAQVLILCLFLIRSFTRDTLDFNQMLLPVAGLTSNGFDRMTPWQQLKDMAWHLILPAFVVATSGIAGFTRVLRGQMIEYLSSDFIRTARAKGIGQRSVTYKHALRPAIIPFVAGIGGLLPSLVGGAGLVEVVMSYPGITPAFLDALNSQDIYVVLGLLVITTLLLMVGNLISDLLLAAVDPRIRYG